In Onthophagus taurus isolate NC chromosome 6, IU_Otau_3.0, whole genome shotgun sequence, a genomic segment contains:
- the LOC139430157 gene encoding uncharacterized protein, with protein sequence MSTQKLNIYREPVDNSIAREEVHSYHPSTNSFQNNDIFTIELNQEDVLFSFFESYIRIEGDYKEKLNDPTDTIQLTHNLPTYLFEYIAFEHNGTEIERVREPGLTSLIRTLLQQNEVECKSLEIAGLKWPPEGNLPTVSVNKDFTFQIPLSHIFGLFRDYNHVMRGRFKFRFVRSRTDSNCYKSTSKADSSTAEFTVKTVTLLAKHVYPSPSIKMKLLDGLNKNANIPVPFRKWSFYELPSMRKGNKEIWSVTSTTNRGRPQYVIVAFQTNRKDQPNSDCTLFDHLNIIDLKVYLNSYCYPFESMNLEFAKENYVELYKMYTEFQPYIWETSRKQPIMDFASFKKRPLFVVDTTKNNDEEAAPSASCEVRIEIQSGKDFPPDTKAYCILLQESMYTYKPLSGEVSVIIN encoded by the coding sequence ATGTCCacacaaaagttaaatatatacCGCGAACCCGTGGATAATTCGATCGCTAGAGAAGAAGTGCATAGTTATCATCCATCcacaaattcttttcaaaacaATGATATATTCACCATTGAACTGAACCAAgaagatgttttattttcgttcTTCGAAAGTTATATACGTATTGAGGGggattacaaagaaaaattaaacgatcCAACTGATACCATCCAACTAACGCAcaacttaccaacatatcTATTTGAGTATATCGCATTTGAGCATAACGGTACTGAAATCGAACGGGTACGTGAACCTGGTTTAACATCATTGATTCGAACTCTACTTCAGCAAAACGAAGTGGAATGCAAATCTTTAGAAATAGCTGGTTTAAAATGGCCACCCGAAGGAAATTTGCCTACAGTTAGTGTGAACAAGGATTTCACGTTTCAAATCCCATTAAGTCATATTTTCGGATTATTTAGAGACTATAATCACGTTATGAGAGGTCgctttaaatttagatttgttAGAAGTCGTACAGACTCCAATTGTTATAAATCTACATCAAAAGCCGATTCTAGCACCGCAGAGTTTACTGTAAAAACGGTTACATTGTTGGCGAAACATGTGTACCCAAGCCCATCTATAAAGATGAAGCTGTTAgatggtttaaataaaaacgcaAACATTCCCGTACCGTTTCGGAAGTGGTCTTTTTATGAGCTGCCTTCAATGAGAAAGGGAAATAAAGAGATTTGGTCGGTCACGTCAACAACTAACAGAGGTAGACCTCAATACGTTATAGTTGCATTCCAAACCAATCGAAAGGATCAGCCGAATTCAGATTGTACACTTTTCGATCACTTGAACATTATAGATCTTAAAGTATATCTAAACTCATACTGCTATCCATTCGAGTCGATGAATTTGGAGTTTGCGAAAGAAAATTATGTTGAActatataaaatgtatacCGAATTTCAACCGTATATTTGGGAAACATCTCGAAAACAACCGATTATGGATTTCGCAAGCTTTAAAAAGAGACCTTTATTCGTGGTGGATACCACTAAGAATAACGATGAAGAAGCCGCTCCATCCGCATCATGTGAGGTGCGCATCGAAATTCAAAGCGGTAAAGATTTTCCGCCTGATACAAAAGCATACTGTATACTACTTCAAGAATCCATGTATACGTACAAGCCTTTGAGTGGGGAGGTATctgtaattataaattaa